A stretch of Tripterygium wilfordii isolate XIE 37 chromosome 11, ASM1340144v1, whole genome shotgun sequence DNA encodes these proteins:
- the LOC120009127 gene encoding uncharacterized protein LOC120009127 isoform X1 has protein sequence MGNTRSYSKPSMSDAKERSYSKPSKFDAKEFDKPSEQQVISTKDLILQKAKLFSDDYPTYDDPIIWGVLTAITKRAIDGRSYQGYQGHCIDLKMTEHCIGLVLKEMYFQIPNEAVNNGYGIYIARVDSEAAKHLGTYYPAVFLWDISAFDTYVNWKKLTKGEAVNIFHGDIISLFAAPDDVNAVGYVYQMAYRLSPWQEVRVAASHHQFEALQKEFAEMKLLCVKERVELKADIMAELRTELKSELRTELQSELLTELKSELRTELQAELRAEFKTELMLPGFK, from the exons ATGGGTAACACACGCAGTTACTCAAAACCAAGTATGTCTGATGCAAAAGAACGCAGTTACTCAAAACCAagtaaatttgatgcaaaagagTTTGATAAGCCCTCCGAACAACAAGTTATATCAACAAAAGATCTCATACTACAGAAAGCTAAGCTCTTTTCGGATGACTACCCTACCTATGATGATCCTATCATCTGGGGCGTATTAACGGCTATCACCAAGCGTGCAATTGATGGCAGGAGCTACCAGGGATACCAG GGACACTGTATTGACTTGAAGATGACTGAGCATTGCATTGGCCTAGTATTGAAGGAAATGTATTTCCAAATTCCAAACGAGGCGGTCAACAATGGCTATGGAATATATATTGCCAGAGTTGATAGTGAAGCAGCAAAGCATCTTGGGACCTATTATCCAGCTGTCTTCTTGTGGGACATTAG CGCATTTGACACATATGTCAATTGGAAAAAGTTGACTAAAGGAGAAGCTGTGAATATTTTTCACGGAGATATCATCTCTCTTTTCGCTGCTCCTGATGATG TTAATGCAGTTGGATATGTATATCAAATGGCATATAGGTTAAGTCCTTGGCAAGAAGTTAGAGTAGCAGCAAGCCATCACCAATTTGAAGCATTGCAGAAGGAATTTGCAGAGATGAAATTGTTGTGTGTAAAAGAGCGTGTAGAACTCAAGGCTGACATCATGGCTGAACTCAGGACTGAACTTAAGTCTGAACTCAGGACTGAACTTCAGTCTGAACTCCTGACTGAACTCAAGTCTGAACTCAGAACTGAACTTCAGGCTGAACTCAGGGCTGAATTCAAGACTGAACTCATGTTACCAGGTTTCAAATGA
- the LOC120009127 gene encoding uncharacterized protein LOC120009127 isoform X3 — translation MGNTRSYSKPSMSDAKERSYSKPSKFDAKEFDKPSEQQVISTKDLILQKAKLFSDDYPTYDDPIIWGVLTAITKRAIDGRSYQGYQGHCIDLKMTEHCIGLVLKEMYFQIPNEAVNNGYGIYIARVDSEAAKHLGTYYPAVFLWDISAFDTYVNWKKLTKGEAVNIFHGDIISLFAAPDDVNAVGYVYQMAYRLSPWQEVRVAASHHQFEALQKEFAEMKLLCVKERVELKADIMAELRTELKSELRTELQAELRAEFKTELMLPGFK, via the exons ATGGGTAACACACGCAGTTACTCAAAACCAAGTATGTCTGATGCAAAAGAACGCAGTTACTCAAAACCAagtaaatttgatgcaaaagagTTTGATAAGCCCTCCGAACAACAAGTTATATCAACAAAAGATCTCATACTACAGAAAGCTAAGCTCTTTTCGGATGACTACCCTACCTATGATGATCCTATCATCTGGGGCGTATTAACGGCTATCACCAAGCGTGCAATTGATGGCAGGAGCTACCAGGGATACCAG GGACACTGTATTGACTTGAAGATGACTGAGCATTGCATTGGCCTAGTATTGAAGGAAATGTATTTCCAAATTCCAAACGAGGCGGTCAACAATGGCTATGGAATATATATTGCCAGAGTTGATAGTGAAGCAGCAAAGCATCTTGGGACCTATTATCCAGCTGTCTTCTTGTGGGACATTAG CGCATTTGACACATATGTCAATTGGAAAAAGTTGACTAAAGGAGAAGCTGTGAATATTTTTCACGGAGATATCATCTCTCTTTTCGCTGCTCCTGATGATG TTAATGCAGTTGGATATGTATATCAAATGGCATATAGGTTAAGTCCTTGGCAAGAAGTTAGAGTAGCAGCAAGCCATCACCAATTTGAAGCATTGCAGAAGGAATTTGCAGAGATGAAATTGTTGTGTGTAAAAGAGCGTGTAGAACTCAAGGCTGACATCATGGCTGAACTCAGGACTGAACTTAAGTCTGAACTCAG AACTGAACTTCAGGCTGAACTCAGGGCTGAATTCAAGACTGAACTCATGTTACCAGGTTTCAAATGA
- the LOC120009127 gene encoding uncharacterized protein LOC120009127 isoform X2, with protein MGNTRSYSKPSMSDAKERSYSKPSKFDAKEFDKPSEQQVISTKDLILQKAKLFSDDYPTYDDPIIWGVLTAITKRAIDGRSYQGYQGHCIDLKMTEHCIGLVLKEMYFQIPNEAVNNGYGIYIARVDSEAAKHLGTYYPAVFLWDISAFDTYVNWKKLTKGEAVNIFHGDIISLFAAPDDVGYVYQMAYRLSPWQEVRVAASHHQFEALQKEFAEMKLLCVKERVELKADIMAELRTELKSELRTELQSELLTELKSELRTELQAELRAEFKTELMLPGFK; from the exons ATGGGTAACACACGCAGTTACTCAAAACCAAGTATGTCTGATGCAAAAGAACGCAGTTACTCAAAACCAagtaaatttgatgcaaaagagTTTGATAAGCCCTCCGAACAACAAGTTATATCAACAAAAGATCTCATACTACAGAAAGCTAAGCTCTTTTCGGATGACTACCCTACCTATGATGATCCTATCATCTGGGGCGTATTAACGGCTATCACCAAGCGTGCAATTGATGGCAGGAGCTACCAGGGATACCAG GGACACTGTATTGACTTGAAGATGACTGAGCATTGCATTGGCCTAGTATTGAAGGAAATGTATTTCCAAATTCCAAACGAGGCGGTCAACAATGGCTATGGAATATATATTGCCAGAGTTGATAGTGAAGCAGCAAAGCATCTTGGGACCTATTATCCAGCTGTCTTCTTGTGGGACATTAG CGCATTTGACACATATGTCAATTGGAAAAAGTTGACTAAAGGAGAAGCTGTGAATATTTTTCACGGAGATATCATCTCTCTTTTCGCTGCTCCTGATGATG TTGGATATGTATATCAAATGGCATATAGGTTAAGTCCTTGGCAAGAAGTTAGAGTAGCAGCAAGCCATCACCAATTTGAAGCATTGCAGAAGGAATTTGCAGAGATGAAATTGTTGTGTGTAAAAGAGCGTGTAGAACTCAAGGCTGACATCATGGCTGAACTCAGGACTGAACTTAAGTCTGAACTCAGGACTGAACTTCAGTCTGAACTCCTGACTGAACTCAAGTCTGAACTCAGAACTGAACTTCAGGCTGAACTCAGGGCTGAATTCAAGACTGAACTCATGTTACCAGGTTTCAAATGA